The Psychroflexus sp. ALD_RP9 region TGTAAAGTTTTATTTACATTTTATCAACTTTAATCTTAACTTAGCATGAAGAATTTAAAACAACAAACCTTAAAATTAGCAGGCTGGACGTGGTCTTGGGTAGCCACCTTAGCCTTAGCCACTTTTGGTCCCAAATTTATTTGGGACGAGCATTACACGCTAACCACTTTAGCCATTGCCGTAAACTTAATTAATGGCGTGATGATGATTATTGCTAACCGCCGTTATTTTAATGCCATGGACGAGCTACAGCGCAAAATACACACAGAAGCCCTAGCCATTACCTTAGGTTTAAGCGTAATTGTAGGTTTAAGCTTTTCTTTGCTCGACCAAACCAATCTCATTAGCTTTGATGCAGAAATCGGCTTTTTAGTCGGCTTTATCGGCATTACTTACATGTTAGCTTTAGCCATTAACCGAAACCGTTATACATGAAAAACAAACTGAAAGTCTTACGGGCAGAGCACAATTATACACAAGACCAGCTCGCTAAAGCGGTAGAAGTTTCGCGGCAAACCATTAATGCGATTGAAAAAGGAAAATTTGATCCTAGTTTAGTCTTGGCCATAAAGCTTGCCCGCTTGTTTAAAACTGAAATTGAAGCGATTTTTATTTATGAAGACCAAGCCAGTTGAAGTGATTAGCCTAGCACTAACCACGAGCATCTTAATCAACTAGTGCTTAAGATTGGTGTAACTCAGCTTTATAGTCATCAATCTGCTGCTGAAGCTGTTGCGGTAAACTCGGGTTTTTGATATCTGTATAAGTTTGCATCTTTGCTTTAATTATTTGAGCAACAAGTAAACGCGCATGATGTTTAGAATCTGAAGGAATAATATACCAAGGTGCTTCAGTGGTTGAGGTGGCCGAAATGGCAGCTTCGTAACAGCGAATGTAATCATCCCATAATTTACGGTCTTTTAAATCTTCTGGCGAAAACTTCCATTGTTTATGAGGCTTGTTTAGGCGTCTGAGTAGTCGGTGTTTTTGTTCTTCTTTAGAAATGTGCAGAAAAAATTTAAAAATAATACAACCATTTTGGTGGATGCTTTGTTCAAAATGATTAATCTGCTGAAAACGTTGCTCCCAAAAATCTAGTGTTATATCGCTTAAACTATTAATATGTGGTATGTTTTCATGCAAGACAATTTCGGGTTTCACCCTTGAAATCAAGACGTTTTCA contains the following coding sequences:
- a CDS encoding helix-turn-helix transcriptional regulator, whose protein sequence is MKNKLKVLRAEHNYTQDQLAKAVEVSRQTINAIEKGKFDPSLVLAIKLARLFKTEIEAIFIYEDQAS
- a CDS encoding PPK2 family polyphosphate kinase, which produces MNFNQFMATTQIKLDQYPTLLDHQRRKKTLKKQLRKVRRQLGEMQNTLYAHGKYSVLVCIQGMDTSGKDSLIREVFKDFNVRGVVSHSFKKPTSQELQHDFLWRHYKALPARGKYAVFNRSHYENVLISRVKPEIVLHENIPHINSLSDITLDFWEQRFQQINHFEQSIHQNGCIIFKFFLHISKEEQKHRLLRRLNKPHKQWKFSPEDLKDRKLWDDYIRCYEAAISATSTTEAPWYIIPSDSKHHARLLVAQIIKAKMQTYTDIKNPSLPQQLQQQIDDYKAELHQS